The DNA sequence ctcaagtagtttttgagttatctATGTGAATCTGTAGAGATTGTAGACATCTTGGTATTTTGGAgtgtattttacaaattttcgaTATTCTAGGGGAGGTATAAAAGCCCATTTGGAACCCTTGGCGACGGCAATGGTAGTCAGCCTTTAAGTACAAAGAGTAAAATGGAATACATACCGAAAAGAAAACAAGCAATGAAATTCTGGCTCATCGCACAAACCGTAGTTAAACTtctatttctttcttattaTCTTTTGAACGTTCTTCACGTTATTGGAGAATTTTAAAGAGACTTAGTCTGTAGTTACGCTTATTGCTTTCTTCAAATCttcatacaaaattactaaatagGTATGTAAGTAGAGTGCTAAGGGGAATTGGTTACGAGATTCGagatattaaaagattttgagtaatttttgaattaaatccTGTGGAGCGCAGTACTGGCAGGCGGGactttttaaccgacttcaaaaagtaTGAGGTTCTCGtctgtgtgtttttttttgtctttttaaatagtcgaatgcaattatttaaatcgttAATTCGAGTTTTCCAAACAAATTCAAAGTTTAAAGGTGAAATCAATCTTCAaagtcaaattttttaattttaattccattaGTTTTTGCGATTGCGATTATTGATTTTGTGAACTCAAACTGTCAAAATGTAAACTTACAATAGTAATTTTCAAACTTGAATCGCGATTTTAACcgttgtttttattcatatcgCTTAACTGTGGCATTACGCGGTATTTTACTCACTTTTCTATGGGTTATTTTTATGTGCGTTTAATGGATACGAAGATGTACAGAAAATGGATTACCTTTTCTTTACGTTATAACATCGTAAATCCACCTCGCCTTCacattcttttataaatataaaactgaaGAAAGGGGAATAGGCCTagaatattaagtaagaaaaCATTCCGCATCAGAAACATTTTATGAtgtgtacaagtaattttGAAGGCTAAGTTAGGCTCACTTACATATAATAGTATTAACTTAGACTTAGAATCTAGTTATTTAATGACGCATGTCTccgaattttttttagttatcaTAATGTTACTgagagttaataaaaatattctaaattagaCTTTATTCACGGagtttatgtaacattttaccTTGACATTCACTGGCAAGTGATGTCAGCAGTTTTGAGAGTAAGTTGGCACGTTGGCGTTTATAACCTCCTgagcttttttaattatgacatttaattgatattatgtattaaagtatatttataaatctgtgaatttaaataaattaataaacactaTTGGAGAAAATACTGAAATATCTTTTATCAACTCGACATTACCAACTTTAATTATCATACCATACTAGTTTTTTAACTGATAGATTCAGAATCAACACACTATTAtgactttaaaattttgcaataATTTCTATGTAagcaacaatatttataaaatgttaagtaaaaGGAATACAAACCTAAATTCTCTTATCTTCTTAAGTCTATGAATTGTGGTGTCACTTGCAACTTACAACCTTAAACGTATAAAACACAGGTAATTATGATGAGACAGTTTTACACTgtaatatattaagatatttacaagtagtacaaaattaattacaaatcgTTTTACCTATGCTTTTAGGTTATCAAAATTGACAAGACAGGCAATTGACATTTGACAAGAACTTTATTTCAAGATCGattatagatggcgctattccaaatttaagtaataatttatacaatgaaTCACCAAGCAGTATCTTAACCCGCCCAAAGATGgcgttaatttttataattcgtaatgaaaaaaaaatgctaatttaatacattgaaTAATCATAAAACTATACCGaatgctataaaatatttcagaggtcgtattatattaatgttcagtatttgaaattgaattttttttcatatttagtaGTAACTCTGGTtacctattttgtttttatttatactatcgCACTTACAACAGCACCAttgtagataaaattattttatccttattcttattgaataaaatatatttagagaCAGGACAACGCAcacatagttttaaatttggtCGCCTTTCCCGCAACTTTGGCGAGACTCCAAGATGCCCATTTATGGTAGCATAAATATGTGAACGACGACGTTAGTGTGCGTAGTAAGCAACATTGTTTTTGAGTCTAAATAGTTGATTTAATACAAAGTTTGAAATCCTGAGGCATTCATTTAAGCTTAAACcttaatttctattataaacGACATTGAAAATAGTAATCATATTGTATGCAATCTGAAAAAACTGTCACAGACGTAAAGGTTGTCAATGTGTGAGTTGGATCGCCTCCGACGAAAATAACGATTTTTAGTGTAGCGCTCTTTACCGATATATTTATCgacatattttcatattaggTTATGAATATGAATCAATCTATTTTAATCTTGCAtaaaacacatacatacacaaaCACGTAAAACACATGacaataatgaaaatgaaacaatattacattttgagCACAACAACAGAAACTCAACATCTAATGCCAATAGAATTAGCAGCAAATTACCTAACATATGATCAACAATATCATAAGTTCATAGCCATCATCCATAAGCATTTACGAGTTTATGTCACCAGAGAAATTACATCAGTGCAACTTTTTTACGTTGTAGGCTCAATTTTGCTTTCCTAAGGACAGATATTATGTCTTCCATCACATTAATTACATCATTATTATggttaattaatcaattagaACCCGAACATAACAAAAACTTGATGTTAGTCGTAGTTGTCacagtaattttgttttatataattaaatgtaatacataaaaatataatgtcggagaaattattcttttaaataggATGAAGAATATTTACATTGCAATCCATATTTTCCTTGTATAAACTTGAAGTTTATGAACGTCACAATATCTtaagaaacaaacattatCACTAAATCCGAACAAAACGATTTTGAAAATTGTGATGGCAAAAAGTAACTCCGTCTATATTTGCGAAAACATCGACATCGACACAAATACGATCGAGTCACTAAAAGGCGCGTGAATCAGCAGTAGCCCACATATTCCTGCAATGGTGATATAATGCAGCTTTAACCTTATTGGTCGATACGCCCATGCGGCAGTCCAATCCACCAATCAGAGCTTGCGACGAGTAGCGTCGCTTCCCGAGGCGCCGGCACTATAAATACTTGGCCAACGGAATTTTCACGATATTATACGTTCGGCAAACCTCTTAACCGGTCGTGCGGAACGTCGactgattaatttattaatttaaatctacattaagtTCAACACAACTCATTTCAAAATGGTAAGTAACCATTCTTTTCGgatattaatctatttttaataatttattctctGCAAAAGCCGTGGAATCGCGTTTTGCGACAATTTCGCCGGGTGGTGACGCCATTTTGTCGGCGCTTAGCGCGAGATCTGTGAAATGTCCACGAGGTCGGGTGTGGCGTTCtgtaattcaaataaagaatGCAGATTTTGTGTCGAATTCTAACTTTTGATATGATTCCTTGTTATTCTTGCCGGCAAATTGAATATTGTAAGGGTTCGGTCTCTAGAGATCAAGGATGCCACGCCCTTGATTTATTGATGTTGATTCGCAGTTTGTTAGTAATCATAactaaaattagtttattgaTAAAGTGAAAAATTGAGCGATGACTCTTGATTTATCAAAGTTTTACAGGTCATTCGATAACATAGTTGCTTGAAATATCTAGTAGAATTACCCGTTACATACCGATGTTTCGTACTTTCGCCGATTTCActcagtaatttttttgataatttttacttgttataatatttttattaacgattattttttctctCAACAGCGTGAGTGCATCTCCGTACACGTTGGCCAGGCTGGTGTCCAGATCGGTAACGCCTGCTGGGAGCTGTACTGTCTCGAGCATGGCATCCAGCCCGACGGTCAGATGCCCACCGATAAGACCATCGGCGGTGGCGATGACTCTTTCAACACATTCTTCAGCGAGACTGGCGCCGGCAAACACGTTCCCAGGGCTGTCTTCGTTGACTTGGAGCCTACAGTAGTTGGTAAGTTGATTAAAGAATAGTCTCGAGATCGAAGACTTTCTCTATTGCTAGATGTATTTTGCACatgaaatgtgattttttaatcGTAATCTCTTTGTTCACAGATGAGGTTCGCACTGGTACATACAGACAGTTGTTTCACCCAGAACAACTTATCACTGGTAAGGAAGACGCGGCCAACAACTATGCGCGCGGTCACTACACCATCGGCAAGGAAATCGTCGACCTGGTCCTCGACCGCATCCGCAAGCTCGCCGACCAATGTACCGGACTCCAGGGCTTCCTCATCTTCCACTCCTTCGGCGGTGGCACCGGATCCGGTTTCACTTCTCTCTTGATGGAACGTCTCTCTGTAGACTACGGAAAGAAGTCCAAGCTCGAATTTGCCATCTACCCCGCCCCCCAGGTCTCTACCGCAGTCGTCGAACCGTACAATTCCATCCTGACCACCCACACCACACTGGAGCATTCCGACTGCGCCTTCATGGTCGACAACGAGGCCATCTACGATATCTGCCGTCGTAACCTCGACATCGAGCGCCCCACTTACACCAACCTGAACAGACTTATTGGCCAAATCGTATCCTCCATCACCGCATCCCTGCGTTTCGATGGTGCCCTCAACGTCGACCTAACCGAGTTCCAGACCAACTTGGTGCCCTACCCGCGTATCCACTTCCCTCTGGTGACATACGCACCCGTCATCTCTGCCGAGAAGGCGTACCACGAGCAGCTGTCGGTGGCCGAAATCACCAACGCCTGTTTCGAGCCCGCCAACCAGATGGTAAAATGCGACCCACGCCACGGCAAGTACATGGCGTGCTGCATGTTGTACCGTGGTGACGTCGTGCCCAAGGACGTGAACGCCGCCATCGCGACCATCAAGACCAAGCGCACCATCCAGTTCGTGGACTGGTGCCCCACCGGTTTCAAGGTCGGCATCAACTACCAACCACCCACCGTGGTACCCGGCGGCGACCTCGCCAAGGTGCAACGCGCCGTCTGCATGTTGTCCAACACCACCGCCATCGCGGAGGCTTGGGCGCGTCTCGACCACAAGTTCGACCTGATGTACGCCAAGCGCGCCTTCGTGCACTGGTACGTCGGTGAGGGTATGGAGGAGGGCGAGTTCTCCGAGGCCCGCGAGGACCTTGCCGCACTCGAGAAGGACTACGAAGAGGTCGGCATGGACTCTGCGGAGGGCGAGGGCGAAGGTGCTGAGGAATATTAATTTGCTCGAACAACGGGATCACTCGCGTGATACATTCCCAaagtgaaatgaaataaaaaaatatgttgaaaatttctttgtttctttCAACACCCAAATCACTACTACTTATCTCTTAAATGAACTAAAAAGCATTAtcaggaattaaataaaataggaaaTAGTAATGTTCTGATCAAAGTCTACTTTTGATAGTTGCTTTAGATTACAAAGTGATCATTTTCCTAATTACCTACAGAATACTACTAGTAAAATACATTAGTCTAGAAAATTTACTATTTCAAGCCATTACATGAACATAAAGACTAGAATACAATTGcgaaaaaaaactgaaaataaatttcgtcTCATCTCGCTTTAGCTATTTCTCTAAGTAACAGATGTTCATTCTACTAAATACATGAATAGTAATGTGTCGTTAGAGTTGTGTAATGTGATGTTGAAGGTTGATACAGCAGTACCCAATCctacctgtaaaaaaaaaacagaaaagttCTGCGCGTGACAACAGACTATTGATCGGCAGGACAATACAGCGCGCGCAGCTGTTACAACTCCAGTATTGATTGGTAACCTACCTGGGAATTACCGGAAAGGTATTTAGAAGGAGAATTAACATCTGTGTAAggcgttttttttatttagtactgGACTTTTTGTCCAAAACTTGGTAATTAAGTTACATTAAAGTAAAAGATAACGAAATTAAGGGTATATCGAACCTACAATGGTACATTTACCGACTGTAAGCTTTAAGCAACAATCGTTCAGCTTACTGAGTGAAAAGAATCTTCATAAAAGATCAATTTTCACCGTAAAAAATATCTGGTCTAGAAAGTAATTGCACTTGTCTCGGCCAACATCGAACCGTTCAAAGTGGCGTTGTTTGACATACTTACTGGAATGGAAAGCTGCCTCGGAACTTGCAGCCAAGACCATTGTGCTCGGTGAATTGTAAAAAGAACTCTCACGCTCATATTTTAgggtcatttaaaatattgtaggccaatacttgtaatttataagaaaGCTATTCTactattgaaaaataacatcatataaaaatgtactagGTATAACACACGCTTAAAAACACAACTATGCTGTGGTTgggatatatttattaacttacagTACAAgctgataaataataaaaacattattaataatattttgtttgagaaaaaaaaaacaagaaatattaagtcagagtaagattttttacttgtatgaaatttatcaatttaatataaggCCGTTACAATAAGTGTTGAGGTCCAAGTCGCCTTGAGGTAGTGCCCACGTATTGTACGACCCACGACCTGACGTAATCCCTAGATAACAACTTATGTTCAAGACCATCAACATCTCAGGCTATGACATCATGCGCCATATTTGGTCGTCATGCAAGTTTTCATTCAATAAACTTGTCGTAGTTATTTATctcatttttattacgtaaccactgaaattgaattacttaaatattcatttttgtatacaatcaggacattttttaactgttacagtcaaaaaattaaattagcttCCCACTTAAAATCGAACATCGTATAGCAAACTATCACCATAAAAGCCGTTGTTTAGCAGTCGTTATAAATTTTCGTCCTTAATGCTTGAGtgtcaaaattacatttcaccCTAAATGGGTACtaaataaacgtcctcgactgTATGAAATTAGTCATTATAAAGCATGTATCAGAAATAGAAGAATCttatatgttaaaacattatattaaaccTTTTTTGACCTTTCATATGAACTTTCTTCGGTCGATaggttaaattatatattactagctgtcgcacttGACTctttccgcgcggaatttaaaaacaacgtaCAAAGAAGCTtacatgttcttccagactatgctctacatctatgccaaatttcatcaagatccgttgagccgttctggagatatcttcaaacaaacatctatccatccttCCTTATTATTTCGCGCGAGATCACTGCTCCTAGATCAATAGCCACAATTCTAGTTCATCCTCATATTCATATTCATatacaagttataaaatagtCGTTGTTTATCGGTAAATTGTAAGGCGAACAGACGCAGACAGACGTAGCGACGACCGTCTTATATTAAACTGTAAGTTCAACGTCCTCTAACTAACCTTAACTGCACTAAAAATAGATGCAGAGAATCCAGTGCGGAAGACGGATTTATTTCTTTGGAACATTTACAACGATGTAAACTTTAGAAACTAGGATATCACATGTTTTTTCTAGTTATAACGTTATCGTTATAACGTTTAAAAAACGATCTATGTAACGTCTATACAAAGACAAAGCTACTTCCACAAATTATGGTATCAGATCTAAAGCGTAAAGTTTTAATCCAAATTAAGGCTAAGTTACTTTTTATAgtgcatcatcatcatcttcttGGCTTTATCCCACTCAAGTGGGGTCTGCGCACAACGTTTTATAAaccactagctgtcgccggcaactccgtccgcgcggctttaaaaaaaaaacttaataagtagcctatgtcttcttccagactatattatACGTCTCTGTCAAAGTTCatgaagatccgttcagccgttccagagatacattcaaacaaacatccatccatctaaacattcgcatttataatagtaagataaCATTTGGCCATTTTTTTACAGCCGGCCATCTGTCTGTCCCCAATCCTACTTActctttatcttactaatattataaatgcgaaagtttagatggatggatggatgtttgaaggtatctccggaatggctcaatgaatcttgatgaaatttggcaaaaatgtagaacataatctggaagaacacatagagtactcattacgtttttttttaattccgtgcggacggaacCGCGAGCGACAACTAGTAGTTCGATAACTTTAATTTCTGTACTACGGAGAAAAAACACTGAACGTTTTTAGAATTCTTACAGCTGGGGAGAGATGTCCTTAAAATAACttggatttaattattttttcctcgTCTTCACACATTCATGCAATATATAAACAGCTGTGTTTTTATACTGAGTAACTACTATGAAGAGttcaaacatgttttaatatttttaataatttctcattGTTTTCCTACAACAGATGTTTAACTAGTGTAACCAACaactaaaataactttatcatcttttaactttttgcGTATTAACCTCGCTACACACCTTCAGTTTCAAATGTATAGTTACTACGTACTTACTATACGTTTGTGGGCATATTGTCAACTTTCagtttaattatacaattataacTGAAGGTGTGTAGCCGGCTTTAGAACCAATATGtagttattattagtattGTTTTAGTAGAATccacaaaaacataaatcttactaatattataaatgtgaaggTTTAGATGAATTGATGAAGACATCTCCGTaacagctcaatggatcttgatgaaattttttcaattacgcACGGAGTCGCGAACGACAGCTCGTAGATAGAAaacaatttatgtatttatcaagtttaatttataacaagtaacgccatctagtttgCAATGTGGACATTGTCTACTAAAGACACGACGTCAATACTACTACAAAAGTAAATagacataaattttatcttatttcgTATAAGATAATCTACAGGAAGGATtccgttttaaaataatactagaataataataaaaattatgtttatattaaaactaggctaatcataaatattgtatgaaatttattcaaataaaaatgtttatttcaataaaacgaCGAGTTCACGCACGATCTTGATGACTCATTTTCCGTGAaattctgagaacaaaatcaacgtgtaaacatattgttatctctgttttgtcaaagataatgacagagatgacgatatattttttaatgagatttcgatctcagaaaccaacggattgtatgaaaataataatcttatatataaaattctcgtgtcacggggttcgaacttgaactcctccgaaacggcttgaccgattctcatgaaattttgtgagcatattcagtaggtctaagaatcggccaacatctatttttcataacccccccccccattttttaaatgcgcgcggacggagtcgcgggcgacggctagtatttatatagaaacaaTAATTATGGATGTTATTGTTAGTGAATTACTTCTCAATTCTGTGAAACTAACCGCAATGGGATTATGAGGACAGCCTTGACTGGTCGACATAGATTTCaaagcaaattttaataacttttccttattaattttggtcctctttcccttctcacccttttcttattaggaaaggaagggaaggggaagtggatttggcggaagtgGGGACGCATAGTAAGGAGAAATATTCTGTATCTttgcgtcctcttctccgttgattaagggtaggcaacgcatctgcatttggggatgtctatgggcaaagGTCACCTCACTATTTCGGCgagtggccgtttgctcgtttgccacctttttgatatacaaaaaaaaaaacgatccGTACTAAGTATTAAgagaaaattttctttacgtatttgtttatttccaCTTAGGTAAACGGGCCAGTTAGCTAGCCGCTAGTGGAAATAGGGTTTAAGAGTGTATTCTTTAAGAAACATTTCGCGGAAggaaagttacaaataattaaatgaacttatttacttagatttttattatttaacagatTTTAGTCTTATATTGCTCCAAGAGCTTCGTGATTatctaaatctaatatttattaataaattaaatacagtcaaaaccgtttatagcgacaccgtttagaacaacataccggttaaattgaccaaaatcaaaggtcctggctgaatgttatatacatatctttcctattaatacctgtcaccggttgttacaactatcggtttttacgactcaatatgagtagtcccttcgatgtcgttataacagattttgactgtataacttaattttaaatacttgttcaaatttacaatatttagtaaacaaaacTCGATGGAAGATCTTTGTTattgcaaataatataaactaataaataaacaaaacccAGACCATtcattttactaaaacatatattcaacattaataatgataaaaattttggTACACTTCGTACCAAAATTAATCAGtaccttttttaatacataaaaaaatgaaatatttaataattgattgCTTACATtcatatctttattatttcttataatgtacttgtttcaaaataaacgacacatattttatatacagtgATTGTAtatttgaaggaaaacatcgtgatgctccacatatctgagaagaaattcaaagatatatgaagtcaacccgcacttggccaatgttgactatgtcctagtcacacCTAACTTAGATTACGCTAAAAGaacctcagtggggacgtatactgagctgatgatgatgtctTTCTAATAAGAGctatattatattcattttaaatacaaggtaactatttatttcacaatacAAATCTATATCATATCAATTATTCAATACTCAATCTTTAATATAGTGGTATAAGcagaaattacaaaattttattaagagtgATCCTTGAACACTTCTGTTGAATACATAACTTCGTTTGAATTCCTCCAATATGgcacaaaagtttttaaatcctAACATATCATGAGCCTAAATTCAAAGTGTTCATACAAGTTACGGATTATGGTTTTCAAAGCTTACTTTTCAGCTCGGAAGTACGCATGAGTCGTTGCAcagaacacatttttaatcGCAGTGCGCACATGACCAAAAAAATCGTATAATCCAGTCATGTTAAAGATACGGCCCgagggtaatttttttattttaaatctggCCCACCTACAAATTCaagatttaatatatatgCCCTCTGCAAAATTGAGTTTGACACTTCTGGTATAATCGTGTTCAAATATCCTCACACAGCGGTACGTCGCAACACACCTAACATTGTGTTCTACTTAAAAACTCGCAAGAAGTTAAGAAGTAGGTGACGTTAATATCGACGGCAGAAAGCAGAAATGTCGTATCTCAAAATATCTAGTTTTACACCAGATAGATAGGAAGTTGAACTTTGGAACGTATTTCTATCGATCTAAGCGTTATTTGATACCGTTAATTGGTATGTCCTAAAGTTACTAAtccattgattatttttactagttaCAGCAATTGATGTTAACTTATTTGGGCCAATTTTCGAGATACGACATTTCCGCTTTCTGCCGTCGATATGAActttatcatactaatattaaaaaagcgaatgtttagatggatgtttgtttgaatgtatctccgtaacggttcaacggatcttgataaaattaggcatagacgtagaacatagactggaagaacacaaaggctactaactcagttttttaattcctcgcggacggagttatatatagataatacgTTATGATATAGATCAGTACTGATCTTATGAACTCTACatattattctaaaataaaactgtcctATTTTTACGTTATTAGTCGTAAAACTaatctattcaatttaattatctacATTTTCAATCTTATATCCTAATTGATGAATTAAACTATACTAGTCTTACATAATGCTGTCTAATTTAGATAAATAGAGAAAATTGgaagaaatatttcaataattatatttaataatttttaatctgtgaaaacacgatattttttgttacattctGTCACACTTGTCACAAACCGTTGTATTGATTGtctttttgtcaattttttggTAAATCCTGGAttggtatttaatattaattggaCCCGATAGGTGGCGTTACGGGGAATAGTAGTTGAATTAGCACTTAAGCCAGAAAACTGATTGGTCTTCTAGTAAATCTTAAATTTGTGTAATATCTGGGAATTTCTGTAAATGTGTTTCAGAAGAAAAACACGGTTAGACTGAGTTTATTATAACTACgtgttaattaaacaaaacattaccTAGATTATTGCCTTAaatttgcattatttatatttttctatcaaatattaatattaggtccttacatatgaaattggcgtttttcgtactggccactttaatcacgaatttctcctctttggtaaggaattccaaattcaaatttgtacagctatagactcatgtatttgtggttcgatgaccgtcattcatttgtttttttcttctgtttttttctgtttgcgtcactcattttacaaaatggaaaacttaaaatatcgcattatttacgagtacgagttccgacgtggcactagtgctgcggaaacgactcgaagggtgaatgatgtgtatggcggtcgtgttgcaaaagaaaacacagttcgtttttggttccaacgttttcgttctggaaatttcgatctgcagaacaagccccgtggacggcctgagactcaagttgataatgaagagttgaaggctattgtggaagcggatccatcgcaaaccacgtccgagtt is a window from the Papilio machaon chromosome 23, ilPapMach1.1, whole genome shotgun sequence genome containing:
- the LOC106713628 gene encoding tubulin alpha chain codes for the protein MRECISVHVGQAGVQIGNACWELYCLEHGIQPDGQMPTDKTIGGGDDSFNTFFSETGAGKHVPRAVFVDLEPTVVDEVRTGTYRQLFHPEQLITGKEDAANNYARGHYTIGKEIVDLVLDRIRKLADQCTGLQGFLIFHSFGGGTGSGFTSLLMERLSVDYGKKSKLEFAIYPAPQVSTAVVEPYNSILTTHTTLEHSDCAFMVDNEAIYDICRRNLDIERPTYTNLNRLIGQIVSSITASLRFDGALNVDLTEFQTNLVPYPRIHFPLVTYAPVISAEKAYHEQLSVAEITNACFEPANQMVKCDPRHGKYMACCMLYRGDVVPKDVNAAIATIKTKRTIQFVDWCPTGFKVGINYQPPTVVPGGDLAKVQRAVCMLSNTTAIAEAWARLDHKFDLMYAKRAFVHWYVGEGMEEGEFSEAREDLAALEKDYEEVGMDSAEGEGEGAEEY